In Cervus elaphus chromosome 24, mCerEla1.1, whole genome shotgun sequence, a single genomic region encodes these proteins:
- the RPL32 gene encoding 60S ribosomal protein L32: MAALRPLVKPKIVKKRTKKFIRHQSDRYVKIKRNWRKPRGIDNRVRRRFKGQILMPNIGYGSNKKTKHMLPSGFRKFLVHNVKELEVLLMCNKSYCAEIAHNVSSKNRKAIVERAAQLAIRITNPNARLRSEENE; encoded by the exons ATGGCCGCCCTCAGACCCCTCGTGAAGCCTAAGATCGTCAAGAAGAGGACCAAGAAGTTCATTAGGCATCAGTCAGATCGATATGTCAAAATCAAG CGGAACTGGCGGAAACCCAGAGGCATTGACAACAGGGTACGCAGAAGATTCAAGGGCCAGATCTTGATGCCCAACATCGGTTACGGAAGTAACAAGAAAACCAAGCACATGCTGCCCAGCGGCTTCCGGAAGTTCCTGGTCCACAACGTCAAGGAGCTTGAGGTGCTGCTGATGTGCAACAA ATCTTACTGTGCTGAGATTGCTCACAACGTCTCCTCCAAGAACCGCAAGGCCATTGTGGAAAGAGCAGCCCAGCTGGCCATCAGGATCACCAATCCCAATGCCAGACTGCGCAGCGAGGAAAATGAATAG